acaattcagcaaccaatcaacaacaacaataataccaacatcaacaacactattattcataccaacatattccataaacatcccacacgacatttttcaacatacaacaacaatatgcactttcttccgtcccaatcaaggagtatagtcccatcaacacaccaacaatgttagataccgtttttatatgcataaatcagtccatccacacggccacaacatgttcaaaacagcccataaacacgacaactacaacacaacactttatgaccttttctccataactatttttatttttaaggcttgctagaccttcaaataaactcaacataaaagATGGGATAactaacataccttatacttgaaaaaAACTCAGCCACTTCAAccttttccaacaccaagcttaaatagaagcaagaacaatcacttttcacggactagtttggcgtaatcttgtcaatttcttgatttatcggactataatgtttgggagatgttttgataGAATTCTAGGAACTTTTGGAATGTTAATTTGCTGAAAAAAACGAGTTGACgggggtatttatagcccccctaggtcggttccaccgaccttcccatgtggggcccgcggatccACTTAGGCAGCTTAGGGTCTTCttcttaaaatgaccataactcttgattccgacatcgtgtgagggcccacgacctatggttggaaagatctttcaattatatacaacctttatttctgggagttttcccaaattccaaacttataatatcgttttttcccctccaagtcagatcatccgaaaacgtttccttaaatcgtccttttggagggcttatgtccatatttggcttatgggtccttcttaggacttgctcaacttcacatgtactacccatatatctcttcatatgtcttttataaaatcccaacatgtgggccccaccttaacttatggttacgagggctattatcaggtaacttgttaactgatttattccatacgatctccaaatgtcacatgAATACTCTTATACGCATATAATACAATCTCCATCCCTAAttcttgtataactctgctctcccttgagcttaTACTAAGCCGCCGACAGTCTTGGTGACGCAAACTTTCTGGGGTATAACACAATAACTTTGTTTACTTTAGTACAATAACTTTGTTTACTTTTTTGTTGATCCTGTATTAATTGAGCTGCCACTTTTGTTAACCAAGAATTGTCCTTTTCCAGCTTTTTGGATCTCTGATATGCTGACTGACAGCTTATGTTGTCCTAGCATCTAAGTAGCTTATCATCCATCCACCTAATTTTgttccttttttcatttttttcattcttcTTACATTCCTTTCTAGTACAATTTTTTCAGCCTCATCAATAAACAATATTGCAGCTAGCTCCTCTAGGCCACACATATTCGCCGAGTCGATTAATAACCTGATCTTTGGCCAAGTTTTTTTGTGAAACAAGAGTACTTTTTCTCTcgaaaacacttttttttttttggtgttcgGCCAAAAATCAAAAGATCTGTTGAGCAATACAGAATCAGCTTTTTTACTATTACAGAGAAGCTACACATTTCTATTTCTTCCAAGAAGCATAAGCAGAAAAATTTCTTATTGTCAATAACCAATATGGCGACAAAATCTTCTTACTGTCCAAAATCAATATTGCTAGAAAATCTTCTTACTGTCCAGAAccaatattgctagaaaatttcTTACTGTCAAGAAcgaatattgctagaaaatttcTTACTGCCAAGAACCAATATTGCTAGAAAAGTTTCTTACTATCAAGAACCAATATTGCGAGAAAATTTTCTTACTGTCAAGAACCAATATTGTTAGAAAATTTTTCTTACTGTCAAGAACCAATACTGTCATCTCCACATGTAGAATTTTGGACAAAATGTTCAAAGCGAGTGTAATACAACATAAAACGACTACTTGTGGCTCCCATATTTCATTTTAACATAGTAATATCTCCCATATTTCATTTTTACTTGGGCCATTGCTTTGGATATGAAATTAGTTGttaatcttgatttatttgtaGACGCTCAAGAGGGGTCAGGAAATACCTCAAGATGAAGTCTTCAAGATTACTCACACGAGGAAGGCGAAGAACGCTGATGGTACGGACCAATGGATTGAGCCTAGGGCTCAGCAAACCTATGTAAGTCACTAACTACCAATAATAACTACTTTTGTTTGAACCTACTAACATTGCATCCTTCAATTTCAGACCGAGTTTCAACAACACAGATTGATTGTGCCAGTCAACCAGCCGGGACGTCGATGACTAACGAGATAATTGCTCAGCAGTGGATGGAGAAGGTAGCTCCCCCGACAAGGTATGGGACAGTTTATGGGATGCCTAATCAAGCATGTCGTCAATTTCTGTCGTTCCTTCAAGGCGTAGGTACTACTTCTGAAGGGGCAGTGGATCCTAAGGAGTACCAAGAAATGAAGCTGAAAGTTAGTCAACTAACAAGTACACTTAGTTCCACGGAGGCAAGGATGTTGCATATGCAGGCCCAAATTGACAGCTTACTCAACTCGGGGCCCTCTCATATTCCCCCGTGTCCCGGGGATGCTCGTAGGTCACAGCCCAGTAGACGACGTAGGTCACAAGACAACGTAGTTCATGCTCTTGTTGATGAGGATAGTGGGGAGGAATCGGATCATGTCTCTAACACCCAACGTTGACTTTTTTGATTCGTATACTTTTGGATTGTAATATTGCTATGTTttcttggatatgtatattttttttatgatagttttaattcgaattagatgtacttttgaaggtgaatttgattgtAGGAAGTAGTTTATGGATGTTTTAACTTTACGATGTTTAGGTGTTTGAATGTAGAAAGTAGTTTATGGTTGTTTAACTTTACGATGTtcaagtgtttgaatgtagttttaaggatatttagaagtactttaaattgaaacttgaggttgaatttgatttTAGAATGTGAAGTTTATGATTGTAGAAGTACTTTGATGAATTGGACGTGTTGATGAATTGCATTGTTGATTTGGTTGATGAGTGTGATTGGCAGGTGGGCTGCTGTAAATGCAGTTGAATgctagaattttttttccagatttttgacctcatgaggtcgaaaattcACCCAGATATTGATAATTTTCGACCTCATAAGGTCGAAATTGTACTCAGAAATTAAAATTTCGACTGCACGAAGTCGAAAATCTAGGCAACATTTTGAATTTCGACCTTATGAGGTCGAAATCTAGCAAcaatattgctaaatttcgacctcatgcggtcgaaattctgaaaatattttttattattttcagaatatttgtataaaaataatattttcgacCGCGTGCGGTCggatttttttattaatatttaaataaaaataacttTTTCGACCTCACGTGGTCGAAAAAATTATTTTCGTAATTTAGGTAGAAAACTTATTTCGATCGCGTGAGGTCGAAAAAAATTTCACCCTACCTGTTAGCGACCATGCCTTGTGGTCGAAATTTTGGTAAAAAATTGGCCTTTTTCGACCGCGTGTGGTCGAAAATTTTGGTCGAATTTCattgtttttttagtagtgtatatAATAGTCTAAATCTGCCCTTGATTATAGTGTACTATTAAAGTATATAACATGTGAATTATATAATTCAAAAGTGTAAAATGAATACACTTACTGAatattttggaaatacttttcaCTAAATAGTATACCATGGGCGGAGCTAAGTAGGCTCCAggggcaaaaaattacagtgtatagataaggttaaaattattttcttatgtgtatatatagttGATGTTGAGCCCCCTTGCCTTCTTCATGTATTTACTTCTTCAGATTTTTGAACTCCCTAggtgaaaattctggctccgccccTATATTATACAATATACTATTTTTAAAATGAATATTTTTCTGATAATTTTCTTGGATCTGATCATGGGCACACAAATTTCCCTTGAATATTTTCTGTGAATAAACTCGTTTGGCCCAATCATGGTACTCAATGTAAATCAACGGAGGAAACACCAAGAGACCAAGAAATGTCAAATACCACAAGTTAATTAACTGAGGCTCAAGTTGCAAATATAATTGAACTTTTAGCATATATACCAGCTAATTCCTTTCAGTAatatattctattcatcccttTTTCACCCACCAAAGAATTGAGAGAAGTGTAGCACCTAAGGTGTGGGATCATATGATCAACTTGAGAACGCAATCCGTTATATACAGACGCTTTGGTATAAGACAAGCCCATCTCCAAATTCTCATATATCAATCTAGCATTATCTGTTTTTATTAAGGTTAAAACATCCAAATTTAAAGACATATCCGAATATTAAGATATgtattaaaatttagatattaattaatttttatgtTCTAAATAATGAAGTGCGTCTGTTTTCTCAACCTCTCAATATATATGACAGCAggagatttgccttctgggtcgagctcgttaCAGGGACTTGTCTTGTGCGAGTTATCTCTGTTGTGTGATTTGCGAGTTATTACACTGGAGCGAGATTTGTCTGTGCGCACCAAAAGATAGCGGTTGCGGGTCCatggtgataaaaaaaaaatcttatttttatttaaacaaaataaaaatggGAAAAAGAGGGAGAAGCCAGGCCTGAGGTATTCTGTATTGATTGAGGTATTTTCTATTGACGCGTATCGGTGCTTATATGTTGACGAAAATTCAACATCGGCCCTTATGTACAAGCAAGCAAAACTAAAACAATCCAAAATCAAGAATTCTTGGCTTCTCTCTTTTCTCCAACACAATCATCCATTTTGTCTCTCCATTTTTCTTAAGTTTGAGGTGCTATTCTTTACCCCCATTCTTAATTAATTCTTTGATCTTTTACTTTATTATCTGCCCAGCAAATCTTGTAACCTCAAATGGGTATTATCTGAATTGGTTGATAATCAGATGATGTGTTAAAGTTATGTTCTTTGACTCAATAATGGATTAATCTGAAATTAAAAATTACCCAATTCTTGGTTTGCCTGTTTTACCTTATGATTGTGACCATTGAGCTGATCATTTATGGTTGCTTGTTTAGTATGCTTGTATGAATGAACCCCTTGATGTCCATTAAAGAAAATAGGAATCTTTTCTCTAATCCctggaaatttttgaagtttTATAAGTCGTATCTACTTTTTGTAATTTTCCTTTATTGTCTGTTGTTTTAAGTTCTCATTGAATAGTGGCTTGATTACCCCACCCAaagaagtaattttttttttctctgagtTTCACAATTGCATAAAAAGATATCACATTTAACTACTGTATTGGGCACTCTgagttttggaatttggaagttCCAAATAGAGTTGAATGAAcattgaggattcatatagccgacaaGAGTTGTTTGGAATTATTGTGCGTCTTCTTTTGTTTTAAGTTCTCATAGAATTTGGTGCTTACCCCACCTAAAAAGTATAAAATTTTCTGAGTTTCATGATTGCTTAAAAAGATGTAACATTTAACTACTGTATTGGTCACTCTGAGTTTTGGAAATAAAAGGGTCCAAGTGGAGTTGAatgaatattgaggattcataTTGCAGACAAGAGTTGTTTGGAATTAAGCTATACCTCTTCAAGAGATGCAAGTTTGGAAGTATTTGTCTTGTAAAGTACATAtctttctgtatatatatgttagttcTGATGGTTTAAATTGTCTTCACTGTTACAGGTGTTGAGTTTAATACTTTTTGTTTCCTTAAGGCCTTGATCAGAAAGGGCATTCACTCATTCGGGGTCTCCTGAAGAGAGCGGGTGCCCAATTTCCTCGCTCCTATTTAGTTACTCCAAGTTCCGACCACAACAACTTTTGCTTCTACAATCAGGAAATAGAGAACAATTGGTGATTGTCGATGACACTTGAAAAGGTTTTTGAGGTACCAACATAGGTTGTAGGTGATAGATACCATGGGTGCAGTTTGTTGCTGCTTGCGAGACGAATGTGAAGATTTTGCCAACCCAAACAGCTCAATGTATAGGAACTGTATATGCCTTCAAGGTCTTGTTCAGAACTTCTTGCATGTGGTATGCTTTTCTACGAcattgttttatgatagccttatagTTCCTTCTTTTTGAATGCACAACTGCGGCTTATACAGTCATATATCAACGGACAGTACCTTTCATCGGACAATGTGCATTTGTAAGCGGCACTTGTTTTGTGAATTGATAGCATCAGTAGTTTGGTGGCAGAAATTGATACTTGAGTATTTTGGACAGTGTGACGCAAACTCATTCACTTCTTACACTGTTGAACTAGGAATTCTCATACTATTTGCAATGAGATGCTAGTTAACTCTGCCGTTACTTGGTAATCAGTCAGTTAGTTTAGTATTATTGGCTGTTTCTTTTGCCAAATTTTGCTTGAGGAGTTAGACTTTTTTCCTTTACTATTTCAATAGGCTCACCATCCAAAGCTTTCACACATAGAACATAAGGAACTAAATATTGTGAAATCTTTTGAGAGTATCTGATAGCTGAAATTATCTGCGTAATCTGTTTAGGTATATTTATCACAAAACATTATCTGTGGGTATAGTCTTGTATTTAGATGGTCATCAGCTTCATGTCAACACCTTTTTATTCACTGAATAGGTGCTGATGATAATTACTCTCCTTTATTTGCCATAGAATTAACATGCCTTCATTTTCGTATCCTGCAGTATGCATCACTTTTCCATAGAGGAGAACGACATGTCATTCCTTCATCTGAACAAGGTGCAGCATCATTGAGTTCTACAGCATCTCTTGATGACTCGCTATCTGACGTGTACCGTTCTCCTCCGAGACCAATGCCTTATGATGCTGATCCAAGATATTTCCGCTTGCAACAAGATGGACAAGTCTCAAGAAGGGGGGAGAAAGGCTCAAGCCGCTCACATGATGAAACTGAACCACTACAAAGAAGTTTCGATGACCCTGAATCGTTAAGTGATGTAAATAAATGGAGTCAGCCTACATTTGAAGAAGGATCAAAAGAATACAACAAATCTTCTGTGGAATTCTCAACAGCTAAAATGGCTTCTGGAGATGCTCATATCTATTATTATTCAGAAGATGAAGATGTCTGCCCGACATGTCTTGAAGGTAAAATTTTTGGAGCTTTTTGGCATACATTGAATGGTTTCTGGGCATTGTTTGTCAAAGTTCAAGGGATCTTTTGAATATCAGTCTTCATGACCCTGATGATCCTGTCTCTTTCAGAATATACAGAGGAAAACCCAAAAATAATGACAAAATGCTCTCACCATTTCCACCTGAGTTGTATATATGAGTGGATGGAAAGAAGTGACAGCTGTCCAGTTTGTGGAAAGGTAATATTGATATCGTTTATATTATGTGCCATCTCCTTCTCTTTTTGACGCTTGATTTGGTGTTATGGTTGAGCTTATCCTATATATTCTGCTATGCTACACGGATCCCAGGCTTTCCAAGTGAAatgtctgcattttttttttttttttgtagtgatctCTCTGTCTTAGTGACAATCAATTATTTCCAAgatataagctgctttagataagctaagtcaaatgggcccaattgtttttttagcttattttaagcacaaaatgactttaagctggccagccaaacactcaaaaaagctgaaaacagcttataagcaacttataagccaatccaaacgggctcatagacTCACACCCCTTATTGAATGCTGCACAAATCCTCCCTACATTGCCGCTTTTTAAAATGTGGATCCATAATAAGGGGACAGTTCCAGCCTTCTAGGAATCTTCATGGTGTAAAGACTAAATtatactccctttgtttcaatttgtttgaacctatttcctttttagtccgtgctaaaatgaatgacctctttcctaatttggaaacaaattcactttatgaatgatttacagccacataaattttcaaggcttattttgaaccacaagtttcaaaagtcttccctctttcttaaatgtcgtgcccagtcaaatgggttcatataaattgaaatggagggagtatttctATATGTTAAAAAGAAACATCTAAATTTCTTGTCTTTTTGTTTACATCTAAATTCTGTCTGCTTGTTTCATTTTGTCAAGAAAGTAAGAACTAGAAAAGGGAAAAATAGGAACGGGTGTAAGGTACTGTATGTTTCCCTCGTGTTTACCAGTTTATGATTATTCATGAATTACCCAGTTCTTATTCCCAACCACACTCCTGTATTTTTCAGATCATCTTCTTGGTGCATTAATAGGCACAAAAAGCATGACCTGCTCGAattttccttcttctttcttGATTCTTCTGGGAAAATTAATGATACGCGGGCCAGCTCATACAATTACTTGCACATGATATAGCTACCATTTATCCTATCATCATTAGCTTGTTTTGACATGGAGGACTAGCtcaacaacaataacatgcctagtgtaatcccacaagtggagtctggggagggtaggacgtacgcagaccttacccctacctttgtggggtagagaggctgtttctgatagaccctcggctcaaaagaagacaTGCAGGACTAACTCATTATTTGGTTATGCTAATTATACCCAAATGAGCAAAGTTAGCTTTTCCTGCACAATACTGCTTTATATGGAATACATGCTTTCTATATCATAAAGATAGTTGTATGGGATGAACTCAGGAAAAGAGGTTACTGGGAAATCTCTAGGAGAGGTTTATTTCAATGAATGCCAGTGATGAGGTTGAAAAGAGCCGAATTGCAGTCAATTGTAGAAGGTTTAGTGTAAAATACCAAATGTAGAGTGAGAGCTTGAGCGGAAAAGTGAGCAGAAAGCTTGTCAAGGATTCTTGTAGCATTTCTAGGCTTGTCAGAAGCAAGTCAATAACATTAGATGAATAGTAGAATAAACTTTGAGGAAGCGTGGAAATCTATTCCAGAACGGGGTGGTAGAATGATACAACCTGAACATTAACGATTACATTGCATGTGCATGTTTGTTTCAAAGCTTGTCCTATTCTTAAGAGACTTCTTATAGCTCTGCCACTACATTGGCTAACAACCTGCAGGATTTCTTTAAGTGCTGGTGATTATGGTGCCAAAGTCTAGTGgcttgcttctttttttttttttttttttttttttttttttttttttttttttgagattggAGTCTAGTGGCTTGCTATGCGGCTAAACGTGTGGAAGCCCATGACGTGTGGCTATCTTGAGGAAGTGGGAATTTGTCTCTAAAAAAGGTTGATCAGACGGATGAAGAACGATGCCAATAGTCAGAGCAAGAAGAAATTCACGATTAACAAGGGTAGTATCTTGACGTTTAGTAAACATTTGGAGATGATCCAAGATTAGAGAGAGATTATTGAAGGGGAGATGTGACGTGCAACTTCCTTTGAAAAAGTTTGATAAAGTTAGTGAGAGAATAAAAGATTTCGTTTTTATTAAGGGAATTATCATTAATAAGCATCAAGAAGATGCTGAACAAAAATTATAAAAGTTACATTACAGCTTGATGGTATCTGCTCATATACATAAACTAATCTATATCTAAGGAGCAGGAAAAAAAGTTTCCACAGCTAGATACATGGGCCTGACTGAGCCAACTAAATAAATTCAGTAAGCATTTGACTTTA
Above is a genomic segment from Lycium barbarum isolate Lr01 chromosome 12, ASM1917538v2, whole genome shotgun sequence containing:
- the LOC132621716 gene encoding E3 ubiquitin-protein ligase At3g02290-like — encoded protein: MGAVCCCLRDECEDFANPNSSMYRNCICLQGLVQNFLHVYASLFHRGERHVIPSSEQGAASLSSTASLDDSLSDVYRSPPRPMPYDADPRYFRLQQDGQVSRRGEKGSSRSHDETEPLQRSFDDPESLSDVNKWSQPTFEEGSKEYNKSSVEFSTAKMASGDAHIYYYSEDEDVCPTCLEEYTEENPKIMTKCSHHFHLSCIYEWMERSDSCPVCGKVMAFDEST